The Pongo abelii isolate AG06213 chromosome 20, NHGRI_mPonAbe1-v2.0_pri, whole genome shotgun sequence genome window below encodes:
- the FKRP gene encoding ribitol 5-phosphate transferase FKRP, producing the protein MRLTRCQAALAAAITLNLLVLFYVSWLQHQPRNSRARGPRRASAAGPRVTVLVREFEAFDNAVPELVDSFLQQDPAQPVVVAADTLPYPPLALPRIPNVRLALLQPALDRPAAASRPETYVATEFVALVPDGARVEAPGQLELMVEALRAGSARLVAAPVATANPARCLALNVSLREWTARYGAAPAAPRCDALDGDAVVLLRARDLFNLSAPLARPVGTSLFLQTALRGWAVQLLDLTFAAARQPPLATAHARWKAEREGRARRTALLRSVGIRLVSWEGGRLEWFGCNKETTRCFGTVVGDTPAYLYEERWTPPCCLRALRETARYVVGVLEAAGVRYWLEGGSLLGAARHGDIIPWDYDVDLGIYLEDVGNCEQLRGAEAGSVVDERGFVWEKAVEGDFFRVQYSESNHLHVDLWPFYPRNGVMTKDTWLDHRQDVEFPEHFLQPLVPLPFAGFVAQAPNNYRRFLELKFGPGVIENPQYPNPALLSLTGSG; encoded by the coding sequence ATGCGGCTCACCCGCTGCCAGGCTGCCCTGGCGGCCGCCATCACCCTCAACCTTCTGGTCCTCTTCTATGTCTCGTGGCTGCAGCACCAGCCTAGGAATTCCCGGGCCCGGGGGCCCCGCCGTGCCTCTGCTGCCGGCCCCCGTGTCACCGTCCTGGTGCGGGAGTTCGAGGCATTTGACAACGCGGTGCCCGAGCTGGTAGACTCCTTCCTGCAGCAAGACCCGGCTCAGCCCGTGGTGGTGGCAGCCGACACGCTCCCCTACCCGCCCCTGGCCCTGCCACGCATCCCCAACGTTCGTCTGGCACTGCTCCAGCCCGCCCTGGACCGGCCAGCCGCAGCCTCGCGCCCGGAGACCTACGTGGCCACCGAGTTCGTGGCCCTAGTACCTGATGGGGCGCGGGTTGAGGCACCTGGCCAGCTGGAGCTCATGGTGGAGGCGCTCCGCGCGGGAAGCGCACGTCTGGTGGCCGCCCCGGTTGCCACGGCCAACCCTGCCAGGTGCCTGGCCCTGAATGTCAGCCTGCGAGAGTGGACCGCCCGCTATGGCGCAGCCCCAGCTGCGCCCCGCTGCGACGCCCTGGACGGAGATGCTGTGGTGCTCCTGCGCGCCCGCGACCTCTTCAACCTCTCGGCGCCCCTGGCCCGGCCGGTGGGCACCAGCCTCTTTCTGCAGACCGCTCTTCGCGGCTGGGCGGTGCAGCTGCTGGACTTGACCTTCGCCGCGGCGCGCCAGCCCCCGCTGGCCACGGCCCACGCGCGCTGGAAGGCTGAGCGCGAGGGACGCGCTCGGCGGACGGCGCTGCTCCGCTCGGTGGGCATCCGCCTAGTCAGCTGGGAGGGCGGGCGGCTGGAGTGGTTCGGCTGCAACAAGGAGACCACGCGCTGCTTCGGAACCGTGGTGGGCGACACGCCCGCCTACCTCTACGAGGAGCGCTGGACGCCCCCCTGCTGCCTGCGCGCGCTGCGCGAGACCGCCCGCTATGTGGTGGGCGTGCTGGAGGCTGCGGGCGTGCGCTACTGGCTCGAGGGCGGCTCACTGCTGGGGGCCGCCCGCCATGGGGACATCATCCCATGGGACTACGACGTAGACCTGGGCATCTACTTGGAGGACGTGGGCAACTGCGAGCAGCTGCGGGGGGCAGAGGCCGGCTCGGTGGTGGATGAGCGCGGCTTCGTATGGGAGAAGGCGGTCGAGGGCGACTTTTTCCGCGTGCAGTACAGCGAAAGCAACCACCTGCACGTGGACCTGTGGCCCTTCTACCCTCGCAATGGCGTCATGACCAAGGACACGTGGCTGGACCACCGGCAGGATGTGGAGTTCCCCGAGCACTTCCTGCAGCCCCTGGTGCCCCTGCCCTTTGCCGGCTTCGTGGCGCAGGCGCCTAACAACTACCGCCGCTTCCTGGAGCTCAAGTTCGGGCCTGGGGTCATCGAGAACCCCCAGTACCCCAACCCGGCACTGCTGAGTCTGACGGGAAGCGGCTGA